In Nostoc sp. GT001, a genomic segment contains:
- a CDS encoding GNAT family N-acetyltransferase: MILETHRLLMRDFIEADWQAVFTYQSDPLYLRYNYWTQRTQKDVCEFIQMFINQQKEQPRTKFQLAIVLKEENRLIGNCGIRVNDPEMREANIGYELNTQYWGQGYATEAAEAILKFGFEELGMHRIWSWCVAENVASVRVLEKIGMRREGHLREKELIKGRWYDNFLYAILDHEWKAK, from the coding sequence ATGATATTAGAAACACACCGCTTGCTAATGCGTGATTTTATAGAGGCAGACTGGCAGGCGGTTTTTACTTATCAATCTGATCCTTTGTACTTGCGTTACAACTACTGGACGCAACGCACACAGAAGGATGTTTGCGAATTTATCCAGATGTTTATCAATCAGCAAAAAGAGCAACCTCGGACTAAGTTTCAGTTAGCTATTGTCCTCAAAGAAGAAAATCGGCTGATTGGCAATTGTGGTATCCGTGTAAATGACCCGGAAATGCGGGAAGCAAATATCGGCTATGAACTAAATACTCAATATTGGGGACAAGGTTATGCAACAGAAGCAGCAGAGGCAATTTTAAAATTTGGCTTTGAAGAACTGGGAATGCATCGGATCTGGTCTTGGTGTGTTGCAGAGAATGTTGCTTCTGTAAGGGTATTAGAAAAAATTGGTATGCGTCGTGAGGGTCATCTGCGGGAAAAAGAGTTAATCAAAGGCAGATGGTATGACAACTTTCTTTACGCTATCCTTGACCACGAGTGGAAAGCAAAGTAA
- a CDS encoding class I SAM-dependent methyltransferase, translating to MTNTILNFQTATGHEVLAAAGKKYLRPGGRIATDKLFQWANFQPGETVLELGSSFGYSAIALAKSYHVKVVGVEKNPDSVACARANICAAGLENQVEIIEGNIFNLEAISGKFDYVLAEAILTMQSPSGKAKILAEIHNRLKPGGKFLSHELFASDKEEQIHADLARVIRVNSTPLSESNWITAFATAGLQVEKCQTDSMNLLNLGRIFQDEGFFNTTRILWNILTQRDIRNRVLEIHQVFHKYQHELGYIISCAVAQ from the coding sequence ATGACCAACACTATCCTCAATTTCCAAACAGCTACGGGACACGAAGTATTAGCAGCAGCGGGTAAAAAATATCTCCGTCCTGGTGGACGAATAGCCACCGATAAATTATTTCAGTGGGCAAACTTTCAGCCTGGAGAGACAGTTTTAGAGCTAGGTTCTAGCTTTGGATATAGTGCGATCGCTTTAGCAAAAAGCTACCATGTCAAAGTAGTAGGCGTTGAAAAAAATCCTGATAGTGTAGCTTGTGCGCGTGCTAATATATGCGCTGCTGGGTTAGAAAATCAAGTCGAAATAATTGAAGGTAATATTTTCAACCTAGAGGCAATCTCAGGAAAGTTTGATTATGTATTGGCAGAAGCTATTCTCACAATGCAATCTCCATCGGGAAAAGCCAAGATTTTAGCTGAAATTCATAATCGGCTCAAACCGGGAGGTAAATTTCTCTCCCATGAACTGTTTGCCAGTGATAAAGAAGAACAAATTCATGCTGACTTAGCAAGAGTAATTCGAGTTAATTCTACGCCACTATCAGAATCCAACTGGATTACGGCTTTTGCAACAGCAGGATTGCAAGTAGAGAAATGCCAAACTGACTCAATGAATTTATTGAATTTAGGGCGGATATTTCAAGATGAAGGTTTTTTTAACACAACTCGAATTTTGTGGAATATTTTGACGCAGAGAGATATCCGCAACCGGGTTTTAGAAATTCACCAAGTTTTTCATAAATACCAACACGAATTAGGCTACATCATTTCGTGTGCGGTTGCCCAGTAA